One genomic region from Ptychodera flava strain L36383 chromosome 14, AS_Pfla_20210202, whole genome shotgun sequence encodes:
- the LOC139150495 gene encoding galactosylceramide sulfotransferase-like isoform X1, translating into MLREFKFFVIGLATASAIFIFIIYTTHLENPSLQRHPYEQQVHIQRILSSHDHGMHERSVNYNGEDILKRKNPSMSLSCNKQENIAFIKPHKTGGTTLASIINRFGYDHLSSFVISRFNRRNGHLRQLPIKSDSPGKLFLPPTGVKDGRWRNYRYNMIAVHLIYNETAMKSFMMPDTKYITILREPVSQFESFFYYMQLGRSVVKTGKQANLTALEAFFEKPDFYLPKLINDRDKDARNNQFYYLGLDPKLFDDERAINDTIRKIDRDFSLVLITDYFDESLLLMKKLFCWDMEDILYITKNQRSSRNVVPAKVAEKIHKWNRADVLLYDYFNRTLWRKIKEYGPEFDRDLAEFRRHLETVFDECVDKRSIQKSIVENKTKRTKIVFDAKKHSSYFCERVTLSHLKMHNMIWSRQYPWNQRYIRKEN; encoded by the exons ATGTTGCGTGAG TTTAAATTCTTTGTGATAGGGCTTGCAACAGCCTCGgcgatatttatttttataatctaCACGACACATCTGGAAAACCCTAGTCTTCAACGGCATCCCTACGAACAACAAGTACATATCCAAAG aataTTGAGTTCTCACGACCATGGTATGCATGAACGAAGTGTGAATTACAATGGAGAAGACATTTTAAAACGAAAGAATCCATCGATGTCGCTGTCTTGCAACAAACAAGAGAACATCGCCTTTATCAAGCCTCACAAAACTGGAGGAACAACCCTGGCATCAATCATTAACAGGTTTGGTTATGACCACCTATCCTCATTCGTCATTTCAAGATTTAATCGGCGGAACGGACACTTACGTCAGCTACCAATTAAATCAGACAGCCCTGGGAAACTATTTCTTCCACCGACCGGAGTTAAAGATGGAAGGTGGAGAAACTACAGATATAACATGATTGCCGTTCATCTGATATATAATGAGACAGCGATGAAATCTTTCATGATGCCTGATACCAAATATATCACAATTTTGAGAGAGCCAGTATCTCAGTTTGAATCATTCTTTTACTACATGCAATTAGGACGTTCTGTTGTAAAGACGGGAAAGCAAGCTAACCTTACTGCACTGGaagcattttttgaaaaacctgaTTTCTACTTGCCAAAGCTTATCAATGATCGCGACAAGGACGCCAGGAATAACCAGTTCTACTATTTAGGCCTGGATCCCAAGCTTTTCGACGATGAAAGAGCGATCAATGATACAATCAGAAAAATTGACAGAGATTTCTCCTTGGTGCTCATAACAGATTATTTCGACGAATCATTGCTTTTGATGAAGAAATTGTTTTGTTGGGACATGGAAGACATTCTGTACATCACAAAAAATCAACGATCAAGTCGTAATGTCGTCCCTGCAAAAGTCGCCGAAAAAATTCACAAGTGGAACAGAGCAGACGTTCTTTTGTATGACTATTTCAATCGTACtctttggagaaaaataaaagaatatggacCTGAGTTTGACAGAGATTTAGCTGAATTTCGAAGACATCTAGAGACAGTCTTTGATGAGTGTGTAGATAAACGCTCAATCCAAAAGTCAATTGtagaaaataaaactaaaagaacaaaaattgtttttgatgCGAAAAAGCATTCCAGTTACTTTTGTGAACGAGTTACACTCTCTCACTTGAAGATGCACAATATGATCTGGTCTAGACAATATCCTTGGAATCAACGATACATTAGAAAAGAAAACTGA
- the LOC139150495 gene encoding galactosylceramide sulfotransferase-like isoform X2 encodes MMPWCYGYRILSSHDHGMHERSVNYNGEDILKRKNPSMSLSCNKQENIAFIKPHKTGGTTLASIINRFGYDHLSSFVISRFNRRNGHLRQLPIKSDSPGKLFLPPTGVKDGRWRNYRYNMIAVHLIYNETAMKSFMMPDTKYITILREPVSQFESFFYYMQLGRSVVKTGKQANLTALEAFFEKPDFYLPKLINDRDKDARNNQFYYLGLDPKLFDDERAINDTIRKIDRDFSLVLITDYFDESLLLMKKLFCWDMEDILYITKNQRSSRNVVPAKVAEKIHKWNRADVLLYDYFNRTLWRKIKEYGPEFDRDLAEFRRHLETVFDECVDKRSIQKSIVENKTKRTKIVFDAKKHSSYFCERVTLSHLKMHNMIWSRQYPWNQRYIRKEN; translated from the exons ATGATGCCATGGTGCTATGGTTACAG aataTTGAGTTCTCACGACCATGGTATGCATGAACGAAGTGTGAATTACAATGGAGAAGACATTTTAAAACGAAAGAATCCATCGATGTCGCTGTCTTGCAACAAACAAGAGAACATCGCCTTTATCAAGCCTCACAAAACTGGAGGAACAACCCTGGCATCAATCATTAACAGGTTTGGTTATGACCACCTATCCTCATTCGTCATTTCAAGATTTAATCGGCGGAACGGACACTTACGTCAGCTACCAATTAAATCAGACAGCCCTGGGAAACTATTTCTTCCACCGACCGGAGTTAAAGATGGAAGGTGGAGAAACTACAGATATAACATGATTGCCGTTCATCTGATATATAATGAGACAGCGATGAAATCTTTCATGATGCCTGATACCAAATATATCACAATTTTGAGAGAGCCAGTATCTCAGTTTGAATCATTCTTTTACTACATGCAATTAGGACGTTCTGTTGTAAAGACGGGAAAGCAAGCTAACCTTACTGCACTGGaagcattttttgaaaaacctgaTTTCTACTTGCCAAAGCTTATCAATGATCGCGACAAGGACGCCAGGAATAACCAGTTCTACTATTTAGGCCTGGATCCCAAGCTTTTCGACGATGAAAGAGCGATCAATGATACAATCAGAAAAATTGACAGAGATTTCTCCTTGGTGCTCATAACAGATTATTTCGACGAATCATTGCTTTTGATGAAGAAATTGTTTTGTTGGGACATGGAAGACATTCTGTACATCACAAAAAATCAACGATCAAGTCGTAATGTCGTCCCTGCAAAAGTCGCCGAAAAAATTCACAAGTGGAACAGAGCAGACGTTCTTTTGTATGACTATTTCAATCGTACtctttggagaaaaataaaagaatatggacCTGAGTTTGACAGAGATTTAGCTGAATTTCGAAGACATCTAGAGACAGTCTTTGATGAGTGTGTAGATAAACGCTCAATCCAAAAGTCAATTGtagaaaataaaactaaaagaacaaaaattgtttttgatgCGAAAAAGCATTCCAGTTACTTTTGTGAACGAGTTACACTCTCTCACTTGAAGATGCACAATATGATCTGGTCTAGACAATATCCTTGGAATCAACGATACATTAGAAAAGAAAACTGA